Proteins from one Deltaproteobacteria bacterium genomic window:
- a CDS encoding GntR family transcriptional regulator, with the protein MNRPHQLAKIQHIQLLKDRVYDTIKENIINLSFLPGEQLIEQRLADALGVSKSPIRDAFQRLEQEGLVHSVPYKGCFVADISTRECKELFQVREALEHYCLEYGLDDYTDEDILEFKQIMDNALNHMNHNDENAAIDTHLSFHYLIIKKSNNRFIASTYANMNDKMRRYIEIIVRSDANRVSHSSEQHRGLLQAIVERKKDLALELLRAHLVSVLEDYLKLIDQNDILKRP; encoded by the coding sequence ATGAACAGACCACATCAACTGGCCAAAATCCAGCATATTCAGCTTCTCAAGGATCGGGTCTACGATACCATCAAGGAGAACATCATCAACCTGTCCTTCCTGCCGGGGGAACAGTTGATCGAGCAGCGGCTGGCCGATGCGCTGGGAGTCAGCAAATCCCCCATCCGGGACGCGTTTCAGCGGCTCGAGCAGGAGGGCCTGGTCCATTCCGTGCCCTACAAGGGCTGCTTTGTGGCGGACATCTCCACCCGGGAATGCAAAGAGCTGTTTCAGGTCAGAGAAGCCCTCGAACACTATTGCCTGGAGTACGGACTGGACGACTACACCGACGAAGACATACTCGAGTTCAAGCAGATCATGGACAACGCTCTGAACCACATGAACCATAACGACGAGAACGCCGCCATCGATACTCATCTCTCTTTCCATTACCTCATCATAAAAAAGAGCAACAACAGGTTCATTGCGTCCACCTACGCCAATATGAACGATAAAATGAGGAGATATATCGAAATTATCGTCCGGTCCGATGCGAACCGGGTCAGTCATTCGAGCGAACAGCACAGGGGCTTGCTGCAGGCCATTGTGGAAAGGAAAAAGGACCTGGCTTTGGAGCTCTTGAGAGCCCATCTCGTCAGCGTATTGGAAGACTACCTGAAACTCATCGATCAAAATGATATACTCAAAAGGCCTTAA